A single window of Echinimonas agarilytica DNA harbors:
- a CDS encoding DUF6702 family protein has translation MSSVASAHTYNAIRTTIASNPNSDHVEIIHKVFIDDLNTVVSRELSEFHELSNETSDLVWIREYWTERFAMTSPDGTPIVLEWVGAEFDDHFVWVYQEYTGPVESLSKFWVANRLLFGEFKHQINTVDIAIGGSKEALIFTQHAVRHLVELKPSSTKPAIPKPPHTHAH, from the coding sequence ATGAGCAGTGTTGCATCGGCTCATACCTACAATGCGATCCGAACAACCATCGCTTCAAACCCAAACTCAGACCATGTTGAGATCATTCATAAAGTATTCATTGATGATCTCAATACGGTTGTCAGTCGTGAATTGTCCGAATTTCATGAGTTATCGAATGAAACCAGCGATCTAGTCTGGATTCGCGAGTATTGGACTGAGCGGTTTGCAATGACTTCTCCCGACGGTACGCCCATTGTGCTTGAATGGGTGGGAGCGGAGTTTGATGACCATTTTGTGTGGGTTTACCAAGAGTATACTGGGCCGGTTGAATCACTCTCGAAGTTTTGGGTGGCAAACCGGTTGCTGTTTGGCGAATTCAAACATCAAATCAATACGGTTGATATTGCGATAGGTGGCAGCAAAGAAGCGCTTATATTCACCCAGCACGCAGTGCGGCATTTGGTTGAATTAAAGCCTTCTTCAACGAAACCAGCAATACCTAAGCCCCCCCATACTCACGCACACTAA
- a CDS encoding ABC transporter ATP-binding protein, giving the protein MFRFFERLIEPFPEQNELQPPKGLWAFCRFYSRGSTKYLIAMSVVTALIAIIEASLFGMMGELVDWLSESNPATFWDEHGSFLIGLGIVIAIGIPILDGLGSLLTHQTLLGNFPMRIRWLAHQHLLNQSVEFYQNDLAGRLSTKVMQTALAVRESVMKLLNVLLYVAVYFISVVGLLAVADPRLAMPLLVWLAAYVLVLRFFLPRLKKISQQQADARANMTGAIVDSYTNITTLKLFSHANRESSYARNTMSRFLNTVHPQMRMVTLLDLAVSVINYILLTVVAGVAIYLWSQGEITPGAIAVALGLSLRLNGMSVWIMWEVSSLFENIGTVQDGMNTLSQPHTIVDTDDATELTTPQGKIEFKDLKFSYGDKIIFDNLNFTIQPGEKIGLVGRSGAGKSTLVNLLLRFYDADSGAISIDGHKISEVTQDSLRSNIGMVTQDTSLLHRPVRENILFGRPDASDDELYDAAKKAEAHQFIQDLSDAKGQVGYNAMVGERGVKLSGGQRQRIAIARVLLKDAPILVLDEATSALDSEVEMAIQRSLDQLMEGKTVIAIAHRLSTIAALDRLIVLDEGRIIEQGSHQQLLEKKGVYARLWQHQSGGFLGVE; this is encoded by the coding sequence ATGTTCCGATTTTTTGAACGCCTCATCGAACCATTTCCCGAGCAAAATGAATTGCAGCCGCCTAAAGGGTTGTGGGCTTTTTGTCGTTTTTACAGTCGAGGTTCCACCAAATATTTGATTGCGATGAGCGTTGTTACCGCCTTAATTGCAATCATTGAGGCAAGCTTGTTTGGCATGATGGGCGAACTGGTTGATTGGTTGTCGGAATCAAATCCTGCAACCTTCTGGGATGAACATGGCAGCTTTCTTATCGGCTTAGGGATTGTGATTGCCATTGGTATTCCCATACTGGACGGTTTGGGGTCACTACTCACACACCAAACGCTGTTGGGTAATTTCCCCATGCGTATTCGCTGGTTGGCCCATCAACACTTGTTAAATCAAAGCGTTGAGTTTTATCAAAATGACTTGGCCGGTAGGCTTTCCACAAAAGTCATGCAAACAGCCTTGGCCGTACGCGAAAGTGTCATGAAGCTACTCAATGTACTGCTATATGTGGCTGTGTATTTTATTTCTGTTGTGGGCCTGTTAGCCGTCGCTGATCCACGTTTGGCTATGCCGTTACTGGTATGGTTGGCTGCCTATGTTTTAGTACTTCGATTCTTTTTACCTCGGCTCAAGAAGATATCTCAACAACAAGCCGATGCTCGTGCCAACATGACCGGCGCAATTGTCGATAGCTACACCAATATCACCACCTTAAAATTATTTTCTCATGCCAATCGCGAATCATCTTATGCGCGCAACACCATGAGCCGATTTTTAAACACAGTGCATCCGCAAATGCGTATGGTGACCTTACTCGACTTAGCCGTATCTGTGATTAACTACATCTTGCTCACAGTAGTGGCTGGCGTAGCCATATACCTTTGGAGCCAAGGCGAGATCACACCCGGTGCGATTGCTGTCGCACTTGGATTATCTTTGCGTTTAAACGGCATGTCTGTGTGGATCATGTGGGAAGTGAGCTCATTGTTTGAAAACATTGGGACAGTGCAAGATGGCATGAATACGCTCTCGCAACCGCATACCATTGTCGATACCGATGACGCCACTGAACTCACCACACCTCAAGGCAAAATCGAATTCAAAGATTTGAAGTTTAGTTATGGCGACAAAATAATTTTCGACAACCTCAACTTCACCATTCAACCGGGCGAAAAAATTGGCCTTGTGGGCCGCTCAGGGGCTGGAAAATCCACACTCGTCAACCTATTACTTAGGTTTTATGATGCTGACTCGGGTGCCATCTCAATTGATGGACACAAGATTTCAGAAGTCACGCAAGATAGCCTCAGAAGCAACATTGGTATGGTCACACAAGACACTTCTTTGTTGCATCGTCCGGTGCGCGAAAACATCTTGTTCGGGCGCCCTGATGCCAGCGACGACGAACTCTATGATGCGGCTAAAAAAGCTGAAGCTCATCAGTTCATTCAAGACTTGTCGGATGCCAAAGGTCAGGTGGGTTACAACGCCATGGTGGGAGAGCGCGGCGTAAAACTATCCGGCGGTCAACGCCAACGGATTGCGATAGCCCGCGTATTACTAAAAGACGCCCCTATTCTAGTATTAGACGAAGCAACCTCGGCATTAGATTCTGAAGTAGAAATGGCCATACAACGTAGCTTAGATCAGTTGATGGAAGGTAAAACCGTCATCGCGATTGCTCATCGATTATCGACTATTGCTGCCCTCGATCGTCTTATCGTGCTCGACGAAGGCCGGATCATAGAGCAGGGTAGCCACCAGCAATTACTAGAGAAAAAAGGCGTGTATGCGCGACTATGGCAACATCAGTCAGGTGGTTTTTTAGGCGTTGAGTAA